One genomic segment of Methanothermobacter wolfeii includes these proteins:
- the purF gene encoding amidophosphoribosyltransferase, which produces MRDKCGIVGIYSADKNINVASQIYYALYALQHRGQESAGISTFDGDEMRTHRGMGLVCDVFDPEKLAELRGSVGIGHVRYSTTGKSRIENSQPFWSEFQGGRIAIAHNGDIINSMELRAELEDEGHSFISTTDSEVICHLLSREYDKNPNMVGAIKRVSEQLIGSYSLVVLLNDDLYVVRDPVGIKPLAFARKGPVQMVASETVAFDVIGAEHVRDVQPGEILHLNRGNSHWVANAPDTRRAHCMFEYVYFARPDSVIDGRNVYRVRLNIGEALYREHPADADVVVPVPDSSIPAAIGYSRISGIPYGEGLIKNRYVGRTFIMPTQEERETAVKLKMNPIRSELEGKRIVLVDDSIVRGTTSRALIDIIRDAGAEEIHLRIGCPPIKSPCYYGIAMATKRELIASDRDVEEIRKIIGVDSLGYLSIESLVECIGIKKGFLCTGCLDGDYPTPLPRNIREYESVRSCL; this is translated from the coding sequence GTGAGAGATAAATGCGGTATTGTAGGGATTTACTCAGCAGATAAGAACATCAACGTGGCCTCCCAGATATACTATGCACTCTACGCACTCCAGCACCGCGGACAGGAATCTGCAGGAATTTCAACCTTTGACGGTGATGAGATGCGGACCCACAGGGGCATGGGGCTTGTCTGCGACGTCTTTGACCCTGAGAAACTCGCAGAGCTCAGGGGAAGTGTGGGTATAGGACATGTCCGCTATTCAACCACTGGAAAGTCAAGGATTGAAAATTCACAGCCATTCTGGAGCGAATTCCAGGGAGGAAGGATAGCAATAGCCCACAATGGAGACATAATCAATTCAATGGAGCTAAGGGCTGAACTGGAGGATGAAGGCCACAGCTTCATATCAACAACAGATTCTGAGGTGATCTGCCACCTCCTGAGCAGGGAATACGATAAAAACCCTAACATGGTGGGGGCGATAAAGCGGGTTTCAGAGCAGCTCATAGGCTCCTATTCACTTGTGGTGCTCCTGAATGATGACCTCTACGTTGTAAGGGACCCTGTGGGTATAAAGCCCCTGGCCTTTGCAAGGAAGGGACCCGTGCAGATGGTGGCATCAGAGACCGTGGCCTTTGATGTTATAGGAGCCGAACACGTGAGGGATGTCCAGCCAGGGGAGATACTCCACCTCAACAGGGGAAACTCCCACTGGGTTGCCAATGCACCGGACACACGGAGGGCCCACTGCATGTTTGAATACGTGTACTTCGCACGCCCGGACAGTGTCATCGATGGCCGTAACGTTTACAGGGTCCGCCTGAACATCGGGGAGGCCCTCTACAGGGAGCACCCCGCCGATGCAGACGTGGTTGTCCCGGTCCCTGATTCATCAATACCTGCTGCTATCGGCTATTCAAGGATCTCAGGGATACCCTACGGGGAGGGCCTCATCAAGAACAGGTACGTTGGCCGCACCTTCATAATGCCCACACAGGAGGAGCGTGAAACCGCGGTTAAACTCAAGATGAACCCCATAAGGTCTGAACTTGAGGGTAAAAGGATAGTCCTTGTGGATGACAGTATTGTGAGGGGGACCACCTCAAGGGCCCTCATCGATATCATAAGGGATGCGGGGGCAGAGGAGATACACCTGAGGATAGGATGTCCACCCATAAAGTCCCCATGCTACTACGGTATAGCAATGGCAACCAAGAGGGAACTTATAGCATCCGACAGGGATGTTGAGGAGATAAGGAAGATTATAGGTGTTGACTCACTGGGCTACCTCAGCATAGAATCCCTGGTTGAATGCATAGGTATCAAGAAGGGCTTCCTCTGCACCGGATGCCTTGACGGCGACTACCCCACACCCCTCCCCAGGAATATCAGGGAATACGAGTCAGTAAGGTCATGCCTCTGA
- a CDS encoding toprim domain-containing protein has translation MDNKGPVDVRIIVEGASDVESVSRALQKVSLGAKYHITVSSIVPTTSLEIAMKAVEGADIVLIATDVDQTGRELADKFREALKGIVGHIERMKLPYGHDVEYLDPELIREEIENAIIRAGLHTISGVKDLRDMEHALNECNGKLEELSSENSALKEENKRLRDEIETERATLNSLKDELMGVREKLRALEEQYSELKTRFSEIEEKNLLETFSIRELWNEAFDEDPGDLERIYFVTDHIKPDGIIMGQGSIAAPSRDDAIEWLRIIKSALVFVEKDDESPE, from the coding sequence ATGGATAATAAGGGCCCTGTTGATGTGCGGATAATCGTTGAGGGAGCCTCTGATGTTGAGAGCGTTTCAAGGGCGCTCCAGAAGGTATCCCTCGGGGCAAAGTACCATATAACTGTCTCATCCATAGTGCCGACAACAAGCCTCGAGATTGCCATGAAGGCGGTTGAGGGCGCTGATATAGTCCTTATAGCAACAGATGTTGATCAGACAGGAAGAGAACTTGCAGATAAATTCCGCGAAGCCCTGAAGGGTATTGTCGGGCACATTGAAAGGATGAAACTCCCCTACGGTCACGACGTGGAATACCTCGACCCGGAACTCATAAGGGAAGAAATAGAAAACGCCATCATAAGGGCCGGGCTCCATACAATTTCAGGTGTAAAGGACCTGAGGGACATGGAGCATGCGCTCAATGAGTGCAATGGGAAGTTAGAGGAGTTATCCTCTGAAAACAGCGCCCTTAAAGAGGAAAATAAGAGACTCAGGGATGAAATCGAGACTGAGAGGGCGACTCTGAATTCCCTTAAGGATGAACTGATGGGGGTCAGGGAAAAACTCAGGGCCCTTGAGGAACAGTACTCTGAGCTCAAAACTCGTTTTTCTGAAATTGAAGAAAAGAATCTTCTTGAAACCTTTTCAATAAGGGAACTCTGGAATGAGGCCTTTGATGAGGATCCAGGGGACCTTGAAAGGATTTATTTTGTAACGGACCATATAAAACCCGATGGCATTATAATGGGTCAGGGATCCATTGCAGCACCATCACGGGATGATGCCATTGAATGGCTCAGGATTATCAAATCAGCTCTGGTTTTTGTTGAGAAGGATGATGAATCACCGGAGTGA
- a CDS encoding 50S ribosomal protein L37e, producing the protein MKGTPSFGKRNKNLHIRCRRCGKNSYHVRKKVCAACGFGRSSRIRRYNWQNKKITGQRLK; encoded by the coding sequence ATGAAAGGTACTCCATCATTTGGTAAGCGTAATAAGAATCTTCATATAAGATGCAGACGCTGCGGTAAAAACTCATACCACGTGCGTAAGAAGGTCTGCGCCGCCTGTGGCTTTGGAAGATCAAGCCGTATAAGGCGTTATAACTGGCAGAACAAGAAAATTACAGGCCAAAGGTTGAAATAA
- a CDS encoding LSm family protein produces the protein MSSQRVNVQRPLDALGNSLNSPVIIKLKGDREFRGVLKSFDLHMNLVLNDAEELEDGEVTRRLGTVLIRGDNIVYISP, from the coding sequence GTGAGTTCACAGAGAGTTAATGTACAGAGACCACTTGATGCCCTTGGCAATTCACTGAACTCCCCTGTTATAATCAAGTTGAAAGGCGACAGGGAGTTCAGAGGGGTTTTAAAGAGCTTTGATCTCCACATGAACCTCGTGCTCAACGATGCAGAGGAACTTGAGGATGGGGAGGTCACAAGGAGGCTTGGAACCGTCCTTATCCGTGGAGATAATATAGTGTACATATCCCCCTGA
- a CDS encoding DUF1947 domain-containing protein — protein MNVKVRKRYHLKKKKLREIKEGLGDYAGIIPDRATVEILETDDENLILVDGRPMVMLIDDKPFPTLKGALGTEIKKGYVVVDMGAVRFLANGADVMSPGIVDADPMIGENDTVIVVDEKHRKPLAVGISLMSGPEMVEKDSGKAVKTIHYIGDRIWNLEV, from the coding sequence GTGAATGTGAAGGTAAGAAAGAGGTATCATCTGAAGAAAAAGAAGCTCAGGGAGATTAAGGAAGGGCTCGGTGACTATGCCGGGATAATACCCGACAGGGCCACCGTTGAGATCCTGGAAACCGATGATGAAAACCTGATCCTGGTGGATGGCAGGCCCATGGTCATGCTCATCGATGATAAACCCTTCCCCACACTGAAGGGTGCCCTTGGAACTGAAATTAAGAAGGGCTACGTTGTGGTTGACATGGGCGCTGTGAGGTTCCTTGCAAACGGAGCCGATGTTATGAGCCCTGGTATCGTTGATGCTGACCCCATGATAGGGGAGAATGACACGGTCATCGTGGTTGATGAGAAACACCGCAAACCCCTCGCAGTGGGTATAAGCCTTATGAGCGGGCCTGAAATGGTTGAGAAGGATTCAGGGAAAGCCGTTAAAACCATACACTATATAGGGGATAGGATCTGGAATCTGGAGGTCTGA
- the arfB gene encoding 2-amino-5-formylamino-6-ribosylaminopyrimidin-4(3H)-one 5'-monophosphate deformylase, which yields MVRLNLDAGNILSEKVHRIGVIALGSHLENHGPALPIDTDSKIASYIALEAALRTGARFLGVIYGAAEFPYVKHGIHMEPEELVEKELKPTLRKARRLLKLDAVVIVNAHGGNDLEDYMEDLMEELDLEIVWNSRMVEIEGPHAGSGELSAGLILGIADLGRLDECRPELYPEIGMIGLKEARESNREIDRAARTCEKEGINPDPVLGQRLLEDAVESAVRDIKNLLDLID from the coding sequence GTGGTTCGGCTGAACCTTGACGCGGGGAACATCCTCTCAGAGAAGGTCCACAGGATAGGTGTGATTGCACTGGGCTCCCACCTTGAAAACCATGGCCCTGCACTCCCCATTGACACCGACTCCAAGATAGCATCATACATAGCCCTTGAGGCTGCTCTGCGCACAGGAGCAAGGTTCCTGGGTGTGATCTACGGTGCGGCAGAGTTCCCCTACGTTAAACATGGAATCCACATGGAACCGGAGGAACTGGTTGAGAAGGAACTCAAACCGACTCTCAGGAAGGCCAGAAGACTCCTGAAGCTTGATGCCGTGGTTATCGTGAATGCCCACGGCGGTAACGACCTTGAAGATTACATGGAGGACCTCATGGAGGAACTGGACCTTGAGATCGTCTGGAACAGCAGGATGGTTGAAATTGAGGGCCCCCATGCAGGAAGCGGTGAGTTATCCGCAGGTTTAATCCTTGGAATTGCGGATTTAGGAAGGCTGGATGAATGCAGACCCGAACTTTACCCTGAAATAGGGATGATAGGCCTTAAGGAGGCCCGTGAATCTAACAGGGAAATTGACCGGGCTGCGAGGACCTGTGAAAAGGAGGGTATAAACCCTGACCCTGTCCTCGGCCAGAGGCTGCTTGAAGATGCTGTTGAGAGTGCTGTAAGGGATATAAAGAACCTTCTTGACCTTATTGACTGA
- a CDS encoding ribonucleotide reductase N-terminal alpha domain-containing protein, producing MTERNLGHSDVIGGSVEYSFMMIPLSRTALSVLKERYLLRDENGDIVETPEDMFRRVAGAVALADEFYGEDVRKAEETFYSMMSRLEFLPNSPTLMNAGTSINQLSACFVLPVPDSIEGIFDSLRDMAIIHRSGGGVGFSFSDLRPEGDVVASTMGVASGPVSFMRIFDVAVDVIKQGGRRRGANMGVLRVNHPDILGFIDAKTSEGPLSNFNLSVSVPDSFMERPGRVDLINPRTGETVDSLSSGTILRAMVKAAWRCGDPGVIFEDRINRYNPTPSLGRIEATNPCVTAETMVMTGEGPLRVAELIGRPFLAEVNGYLYPCSSGFFKTGVRDVYELRTREGCSLRLTDDHRILVMDDGPVWRAAGDLERGDLLVMNSRAAGWGLWNHERRDEVNSFNAAGNSGHREPINDKQELVEAVRTTLPVVNHKPINDKQEPATHESEGSIGNILLDEDPGSGEMMVLSTFSGLKSRGVEEVYDASVPGINAFAANGFLVHNCGEQPLLPYESCNLGSINLGLMAGPGGVKWDRLAKTVHRAVHFLDNVIDVNSYPLRRIQRTTRRTRKIGLGVMGFADMLIRLGVPYSSDAALRVAGRVMAFIEREARSASMKLAVERGSFPAFSGSRWDLEGFECMRNATLTTIAPTGSLSIIAGVSSGIEPLFAVSFKRNIMGRVFHEINPLLREAALREGLDTGTLKRIVSKGTLRDMPGVPESMRRLFVTAHEIDPVFHVKMQAAFQRHVDNAVSKTVNLPENATPSDVERVFMAAYRLGCKGVTVYRYGSKRKEVLQFPEYAGSCRDMTCPN from the coding sequence TTGACTGAAAGGAATCTAGGCCACTCCGATGTCATCGGAGGGTCCGTTGAATACAGCTTCATGATGATACCCTTAAGCAGAACGGCCCTCAGCGTGCTGAAGGAAAGGTACCTTCTGAGGGATGAGAATGGCGATATTGTAGAGACACCCGAGGACATGTTCAGGAGGGTTGCAGGGGCCGTTGCACTTGCAGATGAATTCTATGGTGAGGATGTCAGAAAGGCTGAGGAAACCTTCTATTCCATGATGTCCCGACTGGAGTTTCTCCCAAACTCCCCCACACTCATGAACGCAGGGACATCCATCAACCAGCTCTCAGCATGTTTTGTTCTCCCGGTTCCTGATTCAATTGAGGGCATATTTGACTCGCTCCGGGATATGGCCATAATCCACAGGTCAGGGGGTGGTGTTGGTTTCTCCTTCTCTGATCTGAGACCTGAGGGCGATGTTGTTGCATCAACCATGGGTGTGGCCTCAGGTCCTGTTTCATTTATGAGGATATTTGATGTTGCAGTTGACGTTATAAAACAGGGCGGGCGCAGGAGGGGTGCCAATATGGGTGTTCTGCGGGTTAACCACCCTGACATACTCGGTTTCATAGATGCCAAGACATCCGAGGGACCCCTCAGTAACTTCAACCTCTCTGTCTCCGTACCTGACAGCTTCATGGAGAGGCCTGGCAGAGTCGACCTCATAAACCCGCGGACGGGTGAAACCGTTGACTCCCTTTCCTCAGGGACCATACTGAGGGCGATGGTGAAGGCTGCCTGGAGGTGCGGAGACCCCGGGGTTATATTTGAGGACCGGATAAACCGTTACAACCCCACCCCATCCCTTGGCAGGATAGAAGCCACAAATCCCTGCGTGACAGCAGAAACCATGGTCATGACAGGAGAAGGACCCCTGAGGGTCGCTGAACTCATAGGAAGACCATTCCTTGCTGAAGTGAACGGCTATCTGTACCCGTGCAGTTCAGGTTTCTTTAAGACGGGAGTCCGGGATGTCTATGAACTCAGGACCAGGGAGGGCTGCAGTCTGAGACTGACAGATGACCACAGGATCCTTGTAATGGATGATGGTCCGGTCTGGCGGGCTGCCGGTGACCTTGAAAGGGGTGACCTTCTTGTCATGAACAGTAGGGCGGCTGGGTGGGGTTTATGGAACCATGAACGCAGGGATGAAGTGAATAGCTTCAATGCTGCAGGAAATTCAGGGCACCGTGAACCAATAAATGATAAACAGGAGCTGGTAGAGGCAGTACGCACCACCCTACCTGTTGTGAACCATAAACCAATAAATGATAAACAGGAGCCCGCGACCCATGAAAGTGAAGGATCCATCGGGAACATCCTTCTGGATGAAGATCCAGGTTCCGGTGAAATGATGGTCCTCTCCACCTTCTCCGGACTCAAAAGTAGGGGTGTGGAGGAGGTCTATGATGCAAGTGTCCCAGGCATCAACGCCTTCGCTGCCAATGGATTCCTGGTCCATAACTGTGGAGAGCAGCCGCTCCTCCCCTATGAATCATGCAACCTGGGATCAATAAACCTCGGGTTAATGGCTGGGCCCGGGGGTGTTAAATGGGACAGGCTTGCCAAGACCGTCCACAGGGCCGTGCACTTCCTTGATAACGTGATTGATGTTAACAGTTACCCCCTGAGGAGGATACAGAGGACCACCAGGAGGACCAGGAAGATCGGTCTTGGTGTTATGGGATTTGCCGACATGCTGATAAGGCTCGGGGTGCCCTACAGTTCAGACGCCGCCCTCAGGGTTGCCGGGAGGGTTATGGCCTTCATAGAAAGGGAGGCCCGCAGTGCTTCAATGAAACTTGCAGTGGAAAGGGGTTCCTTCCCTGCATTCTCAGGGAGCAGATGGGACCTTGAGGGATTTGAATGTATGAGGAACGCCACACTGACAACAATCGCACCCACCGGTTCACTCAGTATAATAGCAGGTGTCAGCAGCGGCATTGAACCCCTATTCGCGGTTTCATTTAAAAGGAACATCATGGGCAGGGTTTTTCATGAAATTAACCCCCTGTTGAGGGAAGCGGCCCTGAGGGAGGGCCTTGACACCGGGACCCTGAAGAGGATAGTCTCAAAGGGAACGCTCAGGGACATGCCCGGCGTACCTGAATCAATGAGGAGGCTATTTGTCACCGCCCATGAGATAGACCCCGTCTTCCATGTTAAAATGCAGGCGGCCTTCCAGAGACACGTTGATAATGCCGTCTCAAAAACAGTTAACCTCCCGGAGAATGCAACACCCTCAGACGTTGAAAGGGTGTTCATGGCGGCATACAGACTTGGATGTAAGGGTGTGACCGTCTACAGGTATGGCAGTAAAAGGAAGGAGGTTCTCCAGTTTCCAGAGTATGCAGGTTCCTGCAGGGATATGACATGTCCCAATTAG
- a CDS encoding glycosyltransferase family protein: MLNRDHGKFLYIIPALCAFIIGILVTVRYQWPIGWDIYYHIHLARVYMLEGLTLHDPLYNAPSGNIINYPPIFHLTLILVSYILQTGLFEAARFMQPVLISAIVLSVTIVASRFYEDRYTGLAAGILFISGSVAVRSVSPIPENMALIILPFSIYMYYEFFREERDRLVSALLSGALMGTVALIHPAATVCLVFSVTLITAAVAVANIVSGSVGALKRTATGYLAFLIVGIIIASIWWLPALYVKSTGGAGGVSTGLQFSRGMSILHYPGAFGYLTALLSIPGLVAAVRKRGLRDLFIVSWILSMLILSKGYYIGINVISYRVLIYMMIPLSILGAAGLRYCSGIIERKSRVAAGIFFVSVLFVALFQGYAHITSPKTADYGAMTPYGRIQIAPPSESEYELAEWFREQGGVAAFSNYYTMGFVAAYSDQKVNPILFTDPDALKPSKLHEKRIKYLVFDRRLKADGNFTFRARDNFLFYGSKTRVDRLEYPYLRKVYENGDFVVYLVTA, from the coding sequence ATGTTAAATAGAGACCATGGTAAGTTCCTTTATATTATACCAGCATTATGCGCATTTATAATAGGAATCCTCGTCACGGTGAGGTATCAGTGGCCCATTGGATGGGATATATACTACCACATACACCTTGCAAGGGTTTACATGCTGGAGGGGCTGACGTTGCATGATCCTCTCTATAATGCTCCTTCAGGAAATATAATCAATTATCCTCCAATCTTCCACCTCACCCTGATCCTTGTATCATATATCCTTCAGACAGGTCTCTTCGAGGCCGCCAGGTTCATGCAGCCTGTTCTAATCTCAGCAATAGTCCTATCGGTTACCATCGTGGCTTCCAGGTTCTATGAGGACAGGTATACTGGTCTGGCCGCAGGGATACTCTTCATCTCAGGCTCCGTTGCCGTAAGATCCGTCTCACCCATACCCGAGAACATGGCCCTCATTATACTTCCCTTCAGTATCTACATGTACTATGAGTTTTTCAGGGAGGAAAGGGATAGATTAGTATCCGCCCTTTTATCAGGGGCTCTCATGGGCACCGTTGCACTTATACATCCTGCAGCAACTGTGTGCCTTGTATTTTCTGTTACATTAATAACAGCTGCAGTTGCAGTCGCGAATATTGTTTCAGGTAGTGTGGGTGCTCTTAAGAGGACGGCCACCGGCTACCTTGCATTTTTAATCGTAGGAATCATCATAGCATCCATCTGGTGGCTTCCGGCCCTTTATGTTAAGAGTACGGGTGGAGCTGGTGGTGTGAGCACGGGTCTTCAGTTTTCAAGGGGTATGAGTATTCTGCATTACCCCGGTGCATTCGGTTACCTTACTGCCCTCCTCTCAATTCCTGGATTGGTCGCTGCAGTCAGAAAACGAGGTTTAAGGGACCTTTTCATAGTATCATGGATCCTTTCCATGTTGATACTCTCAAAGGGATACTACATCGGTATCAATGTTATATCCTACAGGGTCCTCATTTACATGATGATCCCCCTCAGCATCCTGGGGGCAGCGGGACTCAGATACTGTTCAGGGATCATCGAGAGGAAGAGCAGGGTGGCTGCAGGAATATTTTTCGTATCAGTCCTCTTTGTGGCACTCTTCCAGGGATATGCACACATAACATCTCCAAAGACAGCTGATTATGGTGCAATGACGCCCTATGGGCGTATACAGATAGCCCCCCCATCCGAGTCTGAGTATGAACTTGCAGAATGGTTCAGGGAGCAGGGAGGAGTCGCAGCATTTTCTAACTACTATACCATGGGTTTTGTCGCGGCATACTCTGATCAGAAGGTTAACCCCATCCTGTTCACGGATCCCGATGCACTGAAACCATCCAAACTCCATGAGAAGAGAATAAAGTACCTTGTATTTGACAGGAGACTGAAGGCTGATGGGAACTTCACCTTCAGGGCCAGGGATAACTTCCTGTTCTATGGCAGCAAGACCCGGGTAGATAGACTTGAATATCCATACCTCAGGAAGGTCTATGAAAACGGGGATTTTGTTGTTTACCTTGTTACAGCCTGA
- a CDS encoding DUF5814 domain-containing protein — MIILNRRKRSVDFIPAGKPSGALNTRRKPPFWGRLKVQKTGSGPRIARFTIERDGKESLRKPSEALKLMKKQAVFLTGHDEELEELLSAYGIRYRHTRVCQHCLHEGYVTVVNSRSSTVYSGQRICSRCVDEVIKRELRYSGLDVLVYRNLRRLIRRGIPLEEVLEVISPRFDPLDNRRLTLYDTVTSGADRTPQVPVDKLGIPEGFIRILKREGNRVLRPVQVLAVDSGLLEGEDLMVVSATASGKTLIGELAGIPRAMAGERFIYLTPLVALANQKYRDFKGRYSRLGLKTAIKVGMSRIRAREELKIPETDPSSSDIIVGTYEGFDYILRSGGAERLGRVGVVVVDEIHTLEDEERGSRLNGMIRRIKGLFPEAQIIALSATVKNTEEIASDFGLRLVEYDRRPVPLERHIVFSRSPEEKKNLILRLAEREFSLKSERGFHGQTIIFTNSRRKTRLIAEYLTRNRVSAAAYHAGLSYRERQRIEKAFASQKLAAIVTTAALAAGVDFPASQVIFETLLMGNRWLTANEFSQMLGRAGRPSYHDRGIVYVLAEAGMEFDGETEEVKALELLESGPDPVDVHYSEEDVLEHILADVSSGALRRRSDISGDGSWILEPGRALEILESYGMITTESGIEVTPYGMAVSRSFIKPGDAEYIRSNLQGNPLDVALEMEPFTSAYLSGRLHRKLSQAVKAKFSTRLMADSTLDILSGGDNLVKLDSRLQEAVLKLQMDFLSCECRERPFCGCIQSKLSRHIIDRRLRGEDPADISRGLLSGYQIQAYPGDIFSWLDSTVRTLEAVKRIASAFRKKKTVRECSRIIRGIEMGRI; from the coding sequence ATGATAATTTTAAACAGGAGAAAAAGGTCAGTTGATTTTATCCCTGCAGGAAAACCCAGCGGAGCCCTCAACACCCGCAGGAAACCCCCATTCTGGGGGAGGTTAAAGGTCCAGAAGACAGGGTCCGGTCCAAGGATAGCGAGGTTCACCATAGAAAGGGATGGGAAGGAAAGCCTCAGGAAACCCTCAGAGGCACTTAAACTGATGAAGAAACAGGCAGTCTTCCTCACGGGCCATGATGAGGAACTCGAGGAACTCCTATCAGCCTACGGTATCAGGTACAGGCACACAAGGGTCTGCCAGCACTGCCTCCATGAGGGGTACGTTACTGTTGTGAATTCAAGGTCATCAACGGTGTACTCCGGCCAGAGGATATGCTCAAGGTGCGTTGATGAGGTGATCAAGAGGGAACTCAGGTACTCGGGCCTTGATGTCTTGGTATACAGGAATCTCAGGAGGCTCATCAGGAGGGGGATACCCCTCGAGGAGGTCCTTGAGGTCATATCACCCCGTTTTGACCCCCTTGATAACAGGAGATTAACCCTCTATGATACGGTCACCTCAGGGGCTGACAGGACACCACAGGTCCCGGTGGATAAACTGGGGATTCCCGAGGGATTCATAAGGATACTTAAAAGGGAGGGTAACCGTGTACTGAGGCCGGTGCAGGTACTTGCGGTTGATTCGGGCCTCCTTGAGGGTGAGGATCTCATGGTGGTATCTGCAACTGCAAGTGGAAAGACACTAATAGGTGAACTTGCAGGCATACCCCGGGCAATGGCCGGTGAAAGGTTCATATACCTCACACCCCTCGTGGCACTGGCAAACCAGAAATACAGGGACTTTAAGGGGAGATACTCACGTCTCGGTCTTAAAACAGCCATAAAGGTTGGTATGAGCAGGATAAGGGCCCGTGAAGAACTGAAGATTCCGGAAACCGATCCGTCATCTTCTGACATCATAGTGGGTACCTATGAGGGCTTTGATTATATCCTGAGGTCAGGAGGGGCTGAGAGACTTGGCAGGGTAGGGGTGGTTGTGGTGGATGAGATACACACCCTTGAGGATGAGGAGAGGGGTTCGAGGCTTAACGGGATGATAAGGAGGATAAAGGGGTTATTCCCTGAGGCCCAGATCATAGCACTCTCTGCAACCGTGAAGAACACTGAGGAGATAGCCTCGGATTTTGGTCTGAGACTCGTTGAGTATGATAGAAGACCCGTACCCCTTGAGAGGCACATTGTATTTTCAAGGAGCCCTGAGGAGAAGAAGAACCTCATACTCAGGCTTGCAGAGCGGGAGTTCTCCCTGAAGTCAGAGAGAGGATTCCATGGCCAGACCATAATCTTCACAAACTCACGGAGGAAGACGAGGCTCATTGCAGAATACCTTACAAGGAACAGGGTCAGTGCAGCTGCCTACCATGCGGGTCTATCCTACAGGGAAAGGCAGAGGATAGAGAAGGCGTTCGCCTCCCAGAAGCTTGCTGCCATTGTAACAACAGCCGCCCTTGCAGCTGGAGTTGATTTTCCAGCATCACAGGTTATTTTTGAGACGCTCCTTATGGGTAACCGGTGGCTGACGGCCAACGAGTTTTCACAGATGCTTGGAAGGGCCGGGAGGCCATCCTATCATGACAGGGGAATTGTATATGTCCTTGCAGAGGCTGGAATGGAATTTGATGGAGAAACAGAGGAGGTGAAGGCCCTTGAACTCCTTGAAAGCGGACCGGACCCTGTTGATGTCCACTATTCTGAGGAGGATGTTCTTGAACACATCCTTGCAGATGTAAGTTCAGGGGCACTCAGGAGGAGGTCCGATATCTCGGGGGATGGCTCATGGATCCTTGAACCCGGAAGAGCCCTTGAAATCCTTGAATCCTATGGTATGATCACCACAGAGAGTGGAATTGAGGTCACACCCTACGGTATGGCCGTATCAAGGTCCTTCATCAAACCAGGGGACGCCGAGTACATCAGGTCAAACCTCCAGGGGAACCCCCTTGACGTTGCCCTTGAAATGGAACCCTTCACATCAGCGTACCTTTCAGGGAGACTCCACAGGAAGCTGAGTCAGGCAGTGAAGGCTAAATTTTCAACGAGGCTGATGGCAGATTCAACCCTTGACATACTCTCAGGGGGGGATAACCTTGTTAAACTGGATAGCAGACTCCAGGAGGCTGTTCTGAAACTTCAGATGGACTTCCTATCATGTGAGTGCAGGGAAAGGCCCTTCTGTGGCTGTATCCAGAGTAAACTGTCCCGTCATATAATAGACAGGAGGCTGAGGGGGGAGGACCCTGCTGATATAAGCAGGGGACTTCTATCAGGATATCAGATCCAGGCCTATCCAGGGGATATATTCAGCTGGCTTGACTCAACCGTACGGACCCTTGAGGCGGTTAAAAGGATTGCATCAGCATTCCGGAAGAAAAAGACTGTAAGGGAGTGTTCAAGGATCATAAGGGGTATAGAGATGGGGCGGATATGA